The DNA sequence TTGATACTTTTTCGGTGCAACTTTACATACTTTGTCcaacaaaatgtgtaaaaaccaAACAAGTGGCAGTTTTTTTGAACGAATAAATAAAGATCATGCCTCACTGAGAAATGTTCTTATTACTGACTTGTACTTCCAGTAATGCCGTGTACTGTCAGAATGTCTGAATCCAAAACATGAGCAACCTTTCAATGCTTCAGAAACTCATTTACAAAACGTCCAGAAACTTCTCTCAGTGGTCCAGTGGTTTCCAACAAGCAACAGGAAGTCAAGGAGTGAGACTTCTACCAAGCATGCTTTGTGTTTGCGCTCATATGGGGCCAAGCAATGCTTTAATCACGGACAGCCAGGACAAATCAAGCTGAGTGGGAGTGGGCAGCccgcaggaggaggaagaggaggagggaaacagTAGGAAGTGAATTAGCAAACAACCTGAAAATGATGAATATCGTACAAAGTTGAATTGTGAGTACCCAGATGTAACCCCACTGACTTTTCTTATGAAAACAGGGAATACCATGAAGAAATGTAAAGAGCTCAAATTCACCCGAGAGCAAACTTTCATTTAATACTGTACAACTGACAATCTTTTGTACAATGATCATAGTAGCATATAAATAACCTCCAGCACTGCTCACAGTGTTAACAGTgcttcagaaacaaaaataaaaccagagtTATGATGGTTAACTTTACAGGGGAAGTACATACATCAGGGTTCAAAGAAATACACTGAAAGCAGCATTAATCTTAGGACAAAGATATCATCTAAAGTTATACTGGTGGTAAATGTAGCTACCTGTGTGCTTGTGTAGACAAACCATCGTTATTATGGTCCGGTTTTGACATCAATACAATCCTTGTGTTGTCTCCATTCTAGTTGGCAAGTAAACATAGACAAAGTTAAAAGGTTTTTTCCACAGAGTAATCATGTAATGCTTTATCTATAAGTATTTACAATTCAAAATGGTTCACCtctaggttttttttgttgtctaaaTGCTTCCTTCAAAGACCACAATGGTTAACTAAGTCGGGGTGGAAACACTCTGGAATTTAGAGGCAGTTAGGAAGGTGATAACTGCAGTGGCAATTAATTTGTTCTGTTTTACTTTCTGATGCTGTAAAAACGTCACAGTGATTTTAACTGCtagtaaataaaacaagtcaaggctgaaactgaaatctcattttgtgttgttctgtaaAGTTGAAGGCTGAAACTGTTTGTAGAATGCAGCATTCTGTAAATTGAAAAACACTCCAGAGACAGGTGGTGGGAGTGGACcttgaagtgttttattttgaaaaatccacACGTTcttgaaacccccccccccccccccccccctttatatTGATTTATAATTTTCTTTCCTCAATAAGGGAGATTATTCCAGAGTGTTGGCACCATATTTCGCACTCCTCTGTGTGGCCCTCAGTGATGAACAATGTTTTATCTATGGTCAAAAGTCTGCATAGCACACTGTACACAGTATGAGTCCAAGTCAGAGCTAAAGATGAAGTCTTCTCCCAAAGCCGTCACAGTGGGCCAAGAgttaaagaacattttcaaagaggTGCATTGATCGCATGATGTTTTCATCCTgtgcacaaagagaaaaacaaacgtaATGAGAACGTGTAAGTGTGCCAACAGAGCCCAAAGCAAAGTGAAGAACGGGATATCCAGCTTACATTTTGGCAGCAGTCGATGAACTCGTCTATGGTTACCACTCCGTCTTTATTTTTATCCATCTTCTGttgagacagagaggaggagagaggaaaaataaataaaggaggtttttttaaagcctcttttCTGTGACTGACAGCCAGCAACAAACACTTGCCTGGAAGAAGACTTCTACATGCTGACGAGGCGTCTCCTCTCTGAGGACGGGGTATGTACATTTTCCCATCATGTCGTAGATGGCCTTCATGATGTCAAGCATTTCCTACCACACGTGGAAAAAGGTCAGTTTACCAAATGGACAAGACAAATAACTCCTCAGTCAAACCTTAGACATGTAGATCATTTCAGTATTATGTGGCAGAGATGTTAATCTTTCCCTCTTCGGGATACCTGCAGGATTttaatttgactgttttctACTTCAAGTGAGTAGTTCTCACAGAGAGGTCTGTGGATTGTCAAGGATAAAATAGAAACTGCTTCATCTTAATTCCAGAGGTTTTAGGCATACTAACATGATAGTAGTGAAGGAGGAAATCTAAAGATTAAACAGATACATTTTGGACTTTCATTTCTCTGACGAGCTGTTATTCAGCGCACATGCCTttaaggaagaatatgcaactttttgttccagtagatgtcgcccttgagcaccagcatgaaaccaaaacaaactgccatCTGGCGACGCCGCCGCCGAAAACCACAACACAACATCCTCTCCAGAAAAGGACTGAAAACCTCCCTGTTGAACTCTTGTTTACATTCCTTTATCCCCGGCAAACAAGGCTTTCACTCTTTATTTGACTGATttgttgattctttttgttAGTGCATTACTTGTTCTTCCCTCATGTAAAGGATCCTTGGGTCCCATAAAATGAGTTATAAAATCTATGCGTATAATCAGCATTTAAGTATGGTTATTATGAGTACTTATGCAAATAGACATACGCATTTAACTCAGGCAGTTCTTGGCCTACGTACAGTAAAGCTTCACAGAGCTTCACACAGAGGTCTATACTTTTAAATCTTGTTAGAATTTTGCTTTAATACCAGGGGAATCACAAAATGGCATTCCATTGAACTCAAATGCACTGGGAGGTAGGCATATATCTAAGACACTAGTATCtaaaaagctggaaaaaaatcagaaaaaaacttgGCAAGAAAAGTTTCTTCAGAATACGCGTgaactggccctttaagaaAACCTTGAAGGGCCAGTTCACTGGTGGTTCCAGTGAATGTTTCAAAAGGACATACCTCTTTAGTGATGTATCCATCTTTATTGATATCATAGAGGTTGAAAGCCCAGTTGAGTTTTTCCTGGATTGTTCCTCGCAGGAGGATAGAGAGGCCCATaacaaaatcctgcagtgaAAAGAAGATTTACTGAGAAAAATGTGTAAtatgcactaaaaaaaaaaacaagctttctgAAACAGTCTAAAGCACATTACACACAAAGTTACACCAATATTCCCCAATCACCATGCCTATTAAATAAAGGTAGAATCTCATCCACTTTTATACATCAACTTTCCTGCAACGATAGTATTTTAGGTATTAATTAGAAGTAAAtcatgaaagagaagaagtaGGAGAAGTATGCTGACACATAACATTCTCTGGCCTTCTGGGAAATCCACATACGAGTTCACAGATTGGACCACATATTAGCCAGTGAAGCTGTGGACTGGCATAAAGACAGCTTTTCTGTCCTAATAAGCAAATATCTGCCCTTCATGAATATGAATCAAGTGTTGATAGCATTCCAACCAGGCCTGTTTGGGCTGAATTAAAAATTACTGGGGTTGCAGGTTACATAATGCTCCAGCGTAACGAGTCATGGCCTCacagtgatgtgtttttttggatATGTTAGTGCTTCACAGGACTTTCCTTTACAGTTTTGAAAGTGATGgtgatttcttttctttagttttttagaGCTGTAACAAAATGGGAAAACTTAGCTTACCTCAAAACTCACAGAGCCGTTGTGATCTGTGTCGAAAGCATTGAACAGGAAATGTGCGTATGTTGAAGCATCtatggagaaaacaaaaataaacaacattaaaatacatctgTGTTCATTACAGCTCTTTTAACACCAACAGCAACCATTTCTGCAATGGAGGAAAAGTTATTTAGAACATCTTCAAAGAGAAATTGCTCCTCCTATTTCCCCCCCACTCCTGATAAGTGAGAACAAAAAGCTTATAACAGAGAATTTTATCATTGTCCCTTGTGTGGTGAGCCATTATATTTACTGCTCTGCCTCCTTTCTCTCTGAACAGATGAATCAAAGCCTCcttatgtttttctctcttgtttttttgggtGCAATCTTTGCATAATGAAGAGAGCCAACACTGAGCATTTCCAGCTGCATTCGTACTTTGTCCCTTCTTTCCTCACAaactcattttcttttgatggaAGTTTAATTCAAAGTGCTCGTTGTGCCATTTTAGTAAACAGAAGTGAGAGACAATATGTGCCTGTCCAGCTCACAGAGGAGCTAAGAAGCAGCcttgagaggaaaataaataaagcaagaacAAGGCACAAACCTCCTTGTGGGAAGAACTGTGCGTAGATGTCTTTAAAGGTTTCTTCATTGACAACTCCGCTGGGGCATTCCTGCAAGACAAAATGCAAAGAATAAAGTGTATATAAGTTCAAGCTGAGTCTAGGATGTGTCAACATATTGCGTCTGGCAGTTGAACTTTTCAAATAATATTCAAAATTCTTGGATTCTAAAACTTTTCAAGGCTGTAAAGAGGTGAGGTGCAATTCTGTgaaattttaaaatctgtttgagTTCTTACAGGCGAGGGGAAAAACCATGGCAGACCAATCATTCCAGCTGAAAACTGTGTCGACATgatgtcaaacatttaaaaggttgAATCAAAGCCAGCCTTCCAAATAGGCCGAACATTGCCAAACTAAGCATGAACTAGGTTTGATGACTATAACTATCTACTGTATAGGAAGATCTTGTTTTTGGTGACCTCTAGTGTTTTAACTTGCTGCCTTACTTAAGGGATTTAAAAAGTGTACTCCTCAGAGTGTCCAGTGCATGAATTAAACAGTGAGATCAATTTCGGGTGTGGTTAAAGGTGCCACAGAGCCAAAACTCAAGCAGAGGGAGTAGGGAATTACTGTCTTTCACTTTGATGTCAGCTAAGTCTTTAACTTTAGAGCTCCTGAACTTTTGGCCAGATGTTGAAATGTGTGCaagataaaaacagatttattagtCTCATGAAGCATTCACTAAAGTTTGACAACACTACGGTTCATATAGAGTTCAAAAAGGACTCATTGTGCTGTTTCAACTATTTCTCTGGACTGTGTAGATGTGGCCAATAGCATTTGGAAACAGTGTTTGGGGCTGCTTTGTTATCCGTAGCAATGTTAGAAGTTATTCACCTGTAACATAAGGTGAGATGCACCTATTTATGTTCAAAACAATGACTGCAGTGCTAAATTATAACTCTGTAGCATTAGCTAGGGCTATATTATTACCAAGTTACACTCCCCCTGCAGGCGCTTAACTGAAACTGCTGAAAATAGACGGCTAATGTGAATTGAAGTTTCCAGAGCTTTAAGATCAATAAATGAACTGCATGTTAATCTTTTCATTTATCCCTTTagttaaagatgtttttagaAAGGAGGTATTATACTCCATCGAGGATTCACTGCATCATGTTTGGTACTTCAACCCTTGATAGTCTCTCAGAGAGCCCatgacagaaaaacattcaaTGTGTTGGTTTTTCAATCTTGTAACCATTCAGGCTTCAATAGATATCTTGTCAATGGCTATTCAAAGCAACCCACCTTTGGTTGTCTGCAGGCATTCAGTTAGGAACACTGAATAGTCTTACATAACACCTGAGAGAAGGGTGCCTTTGTGTCCTTTCAAAGAAAACAGCCGACCAAAGACTTGCTGGATGACCTTGCTCACAGCTGCGTGGTGATAAAGGCAGCGAGTTTTGCAGGTTCAATTTCTGCTTGCTGCGAGGCTGCACACATGGGCAGGATATTATATCTTCGGAGCAAAGGAAATGTTCTGCCTAGAGAGACCATTTCAATTTTTTcccaaacaagaaaataaaccatGCCTTGGCAGTGGATGGAGGAAATCAAAGATAAGGAACAGGCTGTACCTGGGTCTGGAAACGAGAAAATGAACAAGCtgatacagaaaataaatcaacattacATTTATACCCAGTGATTCTACATATTGCCGTGGCTTTATCTGAGaattaatgtttaaaactaACTGAGTAAGaatctttttcactttttttttttagaaaatgaagTCGTGAGAGTTTGCTTCAGTCAGTCTTTGCCCCACTTCTCAGACATTTCACACTCAAGACACAGTTTTTCCTGTGTGAGCAACTGTGTTCAGAACAAAGCGGGTTTCCCCCTTCCTGTGAACATGTCCGAACAACCTCCAAGCAATGGAGCTGCAAAAGTAAAGAGGGAACTTTGTTGACATGCTTCAAAGGGGCCACCTCATGTCTCAATCTGAGAGGATGCTGCAAGGTTGTCTGTGTGGGTCCCCTGACACTCTTCTTCTGTTGTCTCACAGACCTACTTTCATATATTGTTGGTTAAAGTGAGGGCAAGAATTTTAGGGAAATAAGGGAGACAGAATGAGCACAACAATGTCTTCATATTGAAGTTTGGCAGCGTGTGACCTGATTAAATAAAGTCTGAGAGTCAGACATGGTGCAGTTCTTGTAAACTAGCCAATCAATCCTGATGATGTCGAAGGATACAAACAGCTCTCCATGGTGGGCGCTCTAAGTAGCATCTGTATAACCACGATCCTATCTTAAACCCTGACAGCTATTTGTGGTACCTAAACCTGAATAAGACATTTTGTATGTTTCGTCTTGAGACTATCAGAGTTTGGTTTTGGTGGTTTAGGCAACAacactgccctacaaaggcaaaaggcagtaagaaaatgagtttttgtcatttttggaacattacagatgtgctttattatgtggacagatatcttgagtcaattgtgctgttcttttgagaaaatagtaagttgtatttgccttaacttccaaaagccctcgagaaaccaagGCAATACAGTGATCAGCAACCAAgggagctaacaaatggaagttaatgccttttgccttggcatgaccccttattattgtacaggcaacgcaacggcagagtaccttaacttccaaataagggtcaaaggtcatgtttaagctcaagatttttatgtatattaataacctgattaaaaagacaaagaattgccacatttccaatattctgcctgcaactcatttggctggacaacaaaaagactttaaagtcatttttctcagttctacactctggcgacttaaggtcttttgcctttgtagggcagaacAGTAAATGTGTCCCAGTTCAGGGGCTGCAGCCGTCGGATTGCACATTTGACAGGTGATTACATCACAGCAGTGCGTTGAAGGCGGTCTATTTTCCCGAAGGCTCCTTCAAATGCAGCCGACAAATTTCATCCTTCTTTCCCCAGCAAAGAACTTAGGGTGGTCATCTGCCCCTGGACATGGCTCTACACTGACAAAGCTTTCTAGAAAAAATACCTTTAAGTCAAATCCCAGTACAGAAGTACTAACCGACTACAGCCCAGGAGAAGGGGATTGGGCAGATCTCTTTTTTGGAAAAGATTACGATGAAAAGCAAAGCTCGAGGCTGTTAGTAGGCATGTTAACATACGcacaatgctaatgctaacatatTATGTTTTTCTGGTATGTTTACcttgttttggacttttgctAATTGCAGCTATTTTTCTTTTAGTGTGCTATCATGCTAACATTTAATAATTAGCATAGCAAACAAAAGACAGGTAAGGCCTTTGGAAACATCCCTCACAATGTCTCCTTTTGTTTATCCCTGCATACACCTTACCTCTATTTGTCAGCTAGGTGCTTTGGCTTCTAGCTTGCTTTGTTGCATGCTATGCTAAGCATTCATCACATATAACACTTGCAAGAAAGTGAATAtagtatcccccccccccaattctTTTACTTTTCGGTTGAGTATCTCACTTTACTTTCCAATTTCACAACTATTTTCCAGCCAGTGCTGCAGAAATGATCAGCACAGGGAGAAAACCTTGAAGAAAGAACAAATCCACTCTAAAACCAAAGCTGCTCCTCAAAATCATTGTACGTCTGAAATACAGAcagtttctctgtgttgtttggaAGAGCTCCCGTTAATTAGAGCTTTGTTTATGCTCTACAACATTGCAGTGAACGGCTGTCAACAGTCAACCTTTTGCTGAAGTAGTGCAGGGAAATGTCatgtaattaaatattttttaacaacatCTAATTTCACCTCAGTAGTAAAGTCACTGCACGCCTCTaatagtgtgtttgtttttgtacagtgATGGGCAATTACAGCTGTCGACACTTAAACAACACTGATTATATGACAGTCATATATTCCAGGCTCTAGTCCAAGTCAGCTTCTTGCTCTCACCTTGCTAAGTCATCCTCACAATCCTGAAGGGAAATTAAAAGTCAGAAAACTTTGCGATTCTTGAACTGAGTCTCAAACTGAAATAAAGAATTCAACTGATCGGATTATATCGGATTCCTCTCCCCGCCTCGTGATGATATTGGCAAGGGAGGCAGTTTTTCTATCGAGAATGAAGCCAGTGTGTTATCAAGTTATCATCTCGTACAACACTGTGCCCctgcaatttaatttaaagttcagTGAAATCCGTACACTCAGTTGATGCCTGCACTGCCTTAAGCTCCCATCAGGATGAACTTTGATGTCGCTAAGATAAACGTCAGCACCTCATTCACTCACTGTTCTTTATAGACGTCATTTATGTTGAGCTTTTGGGAAAGGCTGTTTTCTTCTAATGCATTTTGATGTTCATCAGGGAGAACCAAAAGATTAATTCATTCCACCATTAAGGACATACAATGATTTACAATTTGAACAacattttacaatatttaagggttagggttagggttagagttaAGGTTGATAGACAAATTTGATTCACTCATACCCAGGTCATAAAATGGAAATGTAGGTTGAAGGTGCATTAGTATTGGTTCATTCTTATATCTTAGCTTCCTATTGATATGCAAACTTTTCACAAGCTTATATTTCTTAATCTAAATCAAAACTGAAGTCAGATTTAATTCAATATCATTCATTATCAATCTAATAGGTGAGCATTAGAGGTCAAAACATTTATCTGTACTCATTTAATAGTCTTGTAAACTTAGCCCACCCATGATAAGAAAATCACAAATACAATCTGTGAAATTCCTTTTCTGAACCAGTGACGCAGCGCGGCAATAAGCAGTGTGGGGAATGAAATAATCCTGTGAACAGAGGCATCATCTTTGATGGAATAGACACTGTGCGATCTTAATCCAATGCCAGAGGCAATGTCCTGCACTGTGAACTGTGAAAGCCCAGCAGATTTAAGCAAGATGTGAGGACATATTGTGTTATTTCCTTTTGTCTTCTTGAGTCAAGGGACTTATGAAATGATAGAATCTCTTATTTCTTTACGGTGGCCTTTGCTCTGATTCCACCTGAAGAGTAAATCCCAGTCAGAGCCCTTCATTTTGTCTCAAAGCTTGAATTTGAGCACCTGTGCTGCAAATGAATGACAAGTTTGTTGTCAAGACGAATGACCTTCTTCTACCGACCACATTAAGAGGTATTTGATTTGCTCCAAAGCCCTGGACGACAAGGACAAAGGGCCAAATTTCTCATTTTGGGAGCCATGCCAGCTTCAATTAGTCTGGCTGGCCTTAAAAGCCTGCCTTATTCTACCAATCTTACTGGGTAGGGGTGAATCAGAGATGAGTTATTTGACCCTGACACTTGTATGGAATGAGTGATGGgggtaaaaaaaactatttagcAGCTGTACAATTTGGGATTCTGCCATAACATTGATGTGATTGAAGtatcttaaaaacaaagatttaaagatgttttctcCTCATAATAATTCTAAACACATTTTCGAAGTACTAGCCCATATTTAAACCAGGTGGCATCGCACAGACGAGCAGAGACTTCAGCttgtgtcattgttttgtgTGCAAGTGGGTGTAAATGATGCACAACTTAATGGGATTTCTTGggaaagaaaatacaaagaaagcaGAGACTGAGGGGGAACGGTAACTTGCTGTATGCTTTGCAGGGAGAAGGAGCATTGGATGAGAATGGATGGGAAGAAATTGTCAAAAGGGTTAGACTATTTCTAAGTGCTGACTAGACTGGAGATTATAACCTCAGTGTTATTTTTGGGgccattttttgcctttataagacagctaaagagagacaggaaaagatgggaggagagagtagggggatgacatgcagcagggGGCCGAGGCCAGATTGGAACCCACAGCCACTTCAACGAGGACAATACATGGGACACACGACATAACTGCTGGGATATCCTGCGCCCAAATACCTCAGTGTTTGAATATCTGTTAACAGCTAAGTTCAGCCTCAAGGGCTAAATCATTCACTGGGACTGCTCTCTCGGATTGGCTACTGTATTTTAGTAACACTTAAAGGTaatgacatttaaaattcaGATTATAAATTCCACATATGAACTATAAAATCCTGAACCAACCGTTTCACCACCAccaactgaatttcccctcgcatgactaataaagtcttcttcttcctaGATTTGACACAATCTGAAAACTTTCATCCAATCGTATTGCTTCTTGAGGGACCAGGGAACCAGCGCCTGTGGAGTCTTTACTAAATATTGTGCAGAtatatctttacattttaatggaTAAGTGAAAACTTGCTGGGGTGATGCTGCTATGAGACCCAGAGGTGGACTAAAGTCATCCAGCTATATCATCTTGGAACCTTAATCCTTCAAACAGAGTCCTTGAGATATTTTAATGCTTTCAGTTGTGAGCTGATTGACGGCGAAATCTGttatgtaaaacaaaataattattgaGAGGGTGTCTGCAAGATTTTGTCCCTCAGAGGAAGTCATGCAGAGTGTGCGGCACAAATTAAAAGCCTCATTAGTGCACTTCTTACCTCTTTCTCCGTCTCAAGTGGAAGCAGACTAATGGGCAGGCTTTGTAGGGACTTTGCAGGAGCATATAGTGCAGGCTCAACAGGAAAGTGAAGCCTCATGGGACTTCCAAACATCACAGGACTCTCACTATCCTGCTCTCTTTCATTGCCAGACAATTTGGGTTGAGTTGATTCTGGGTCATCTCATTACGCCTCACACCAGAGGTGACAATGAGGTTTCTATGAGCTGCTCTGGAGGACTTTGACCTGATTGCTCATCACTAATCTCCCACAATGTGTTCCAGATATGAGCTAATTATCTTTGGCACAGTGTAAAATTTGATTTTCAGTGGTAAACACATTTGGATGTGATAACGATCAGTGCAAGACATAGATGATTC is a window from the Labrus mixtus chromosome 23, fLabMix1.1, whole genome shotgun sequence genome containing:
- the kcnip4a gene encoding Kv channel-interacting protein 4 isoform X3; protein product: MISMNLEGLEMIAVLVVVVVFVKVLEQFGLLADEYDDSVEDELELSAVRHRPEGLEQLEAQTRFSRKELQILYRGFKNECPSGVVNEETFKDIYAQFFPQGDASTYAHFLFNAFDTDHNGSVSFEDFVMGLSILLRGTIQEKLNWAFNLYDINKDGYITKEEMLDIMKAIYDMMGKCTYPVLREETPRQHVEVFFQKMDKNKDGVVTIDEFIDCCQNDENIMRSMHLFENVL
- the kcnip4a gene encoding Kv channel-interacting protein 4 isoform X2, whose product is MLSAIWETEGLQTVGIVVLVFASIKLLHLLGLISFSEDSVEDELELSAVRHRPEGLEQLEAQTRFSRKELQILYRGFKNECPSGVVNEETFKDIYAQFFPQGDASTYAHFLFNAFDTDHNGSVSFEDFVMGLSILLRGTIQEKLNWAFNLYDINKDGYITKEEMLDIMKAIYDMMGKCTYPVLREETPRQHVEVFFQKMDKNKDGVVTIDEFIDCCQNDENIMRSMHLFENVL
- the kcnip4a gene encoding Kv channel-interacting protein 4 isoform X6, with amino-acid sequence MLYFPGYPQIVHKRGVRARLMRLFPCSTAKKSSSSNQNSVEDELELSAVRHRPEGLEQLEAQTRFSRKELQILYRGFKNECPSGVVNEETFKDIYAQFFPQGDASTYAHFLFNAFDTDHNGSVSFEDFVMGLSILLRGTIQEKLNWAFNLYDINKDGYITKEEMLDIMKAIYDMMGKCTYPVLREETPRQHVEVFFQKMDKNKDGVVTIDEFIDCCQNDENIMRSMHLFENVL
- the kcnip4a gene encoding Kv channel-interacting protein 4 isoform X4; this translates as MSCRKRCKREIFKFAQYLFRLVTGTLNTDSVEDELELSAVRHRPEGLEQLEAQTRFSRKELQILYRGFKNECPSGVVNEETFKDIYAQFFPQGDASTYAHFLFNAFDTDHNGSVSFEDFVMGLSILLRGTIQEKLNWAFNLYDINKDGYITKEEMLDIMKAIYDMMGKCTYPVLREETPRQHVEVFFQKMDKNKDGVVTIDEFIDCCQNDENIMRSMHLFENVL
- the kcnip4a gene encoding Kv channel-interacting protein 4 isoform X1; protein product: MCSPTKRNQWREDLQHFRKEHGFSKKVLLNCCLVRRIITWASPNPKDSVEDELELSAVRHRPEGLEQLEAQTRFSRKELQILYRGFKNECPSGVVNEETFKDIYAQFFPQGDASTYAHFLFNAFDTDHNGSVSFEDFVMGLSILLRGTIQEKLNWAFNLYDINKDGYITKEEMLDIMKAIYDMMGKCTYPVLREETPRQHVEVFFQKMDKNKDGVVTIDEFIDCCQNDENIMRSMHLFENVL
- the kcnip4a gene encoding Kv channel-interacting protein 4 isoform X5, encoding MGALMVIFSFQPKQRRKATDSVEDELELSAVRHRPEGLEQLEAQTRFSRKELQILYRGFKNECPSGVVNEETFKDIYAQFFPQGDASTYAHFLFNAFDTDHNGSVSFEDFVMGLSILLRGTIQEKLNWAFNLYDINKDGYITKEEMLDIMKAIYDMMGKCTYPVLREETPRQHVEVFFQKMDKNKDGVVTIDEFIDCCQNDENIMRSMHLFENVL